One window of the Runella slithyformis DSM 19594 genome contains the following:
- a CDS encoding helix-turn-helix transcriptional regulator has protein sequence METTINQRIEMVASKFAKNQSDFAKKIGKPSQTISNIIAGRSNPSFEVIQAILEIFPQIDPFWLILGKGNSQFVEKSPPDKYVISLEDRVAEQAATIRVLLGKSGNVSLAGTYSFFLTIVVTFVVHSKPTWFIQL, from the coding sequence ATGGAAACAACAATCAATCAAAGAATTGAAATGGTTGCTTCGAAGTTTGCAAAAAACCAATCTGATTTTGCAAAGAAAATAGGAAAGCCATCACAAACCATTTCAAATATCATTGCAGGAAGAAGCAATCCTAGCTTTGAAGTGATTCAAGCAATATTAGAAATTTTCCCTCAAATTGACCCATTTTGGTTAATACTTGGTAAAGGAAACAGCCAATTCGTAGAAAAATCCCCCCCAGACAAATATGTAATATCATTGGAAGATAGAGTAGCTGAACAAGCTGCAACTATAAGGGTGCTATTGGGAAAGTCGGGTAATGTATCACTAGCTGGAACGTATAGTTTTTTTTTAACCATTGTGGTTACGTTCGTGGTACATTCTAAACCTACGTGGTTTATTCAGCTTTAA